The Neorhizobium sp. NCHU2750 genome has a window encoding:
- a CDS encoding SDR family oxidoreductase → MTYRCALVTGASKGIGAAIAAALVGEGLTVYALGRSEGPLAQLKSQLGERLIPLAADVRDHGSIAAKLAGVEIDVLVNNAGGLSSVRPLQEQTHEEIEEVVALNLTAPLQLIRLLLPGMISRKRGHIFNLTSTAASAVFPGTAGYGAAKAGLSQAGRVLRYDLAGTGVRLTEIAPGRVETQFYLKAFDGDAAGLKERMYAHQRPLRPEDVASVLVCALNLPQHADVAELIVSPTDQAAGGHIYPAAPDVF, encoded by the coding sequence ATGACATATCGCTGTGCTCTGGTGACCGGCGCATCCAAGGGGATAGGTGCCGCCATTGCTGCCGCATTGGTGGGCGAGGGCCTTACCGTCTACGCGCTCGGACGCAGCGAAGGCCCGTTAGCCCAACTCAAGTCGCAACTGGGAGAGAGGTTGATCCCGCTTGCCGCCGATGTGCGCGACCATGGTAGCATCGCGGCGAAGCTTGCCGGCGTCGAGATCGATGTTCTGGTGAACAACGCCGGCGGCCTATCCAGTGTCCGTCCGCTGCAGGAACAGACGCACGAGGAAATCGAGGAGGTGGTGGCGCTCAACCTTACGGCGCCGCTCCAGCTTATCCGCCTGCTGCTGCCCGGGATGATTTCCCGCAAGCGCGGCCACATCTTCAATCTCACCAGCACGGCAGCGTCCGCCGTATTTCCGGGCACGGCCGGTTACGGCGCCGCAAAGGCCGGCTTGTCGCAGGCCGGCCGTGTTCTCCGCTACGATCTCGCGGGCACGGGCGTGAGGTTGACCGAGATCGCACCGGGCAGGGTGGAGACACAGTTCTATCTGAAGGCCTTTGACGGTGACGCTGCCGGCCTGAAGGAGCGTATGTATGCCCATCAGCGGCCATTGCGGCCGGAAGATGTGGCCTCGGTGCTGGTTTGCGCACTCAACCTGCCACAACATGCCGATGTTGCCGAATTGATCGTATCTCCGACGGATCAGGCGGCCGGGGGACACATATATCCCGCGGCCCCGGACGTGTTCTAA
- a CDS encoding 3-hydroxyacyl-CoA dehydrogenase NAD-binding domain-containing protein gives MKKTIGIVGFGVIGQRWAAAFCHAGHDVRVYDRAIDQEAAFRELLPSLLADLDAVRPPTGDLGEIRLFSSLAEAMTGVDFVQENGPETLEIKRKLLPEIESYVGDHVVIASSSSALLVSEMQPDCRLPGRIVLGHPFNPAHLMPLVEIVGGRLTDPASVQVARQLYEDIGKKPVVMNREITGHLALRLMGAMWREAIALVRDGVASVEDVDRAFMYGPGPKWTLQGSFISNQLNATGMEDFLRKYGPTYQAIWDTLLDATLDEPTISAVTQSTAAAVSGRSQERLKAEREAGLVSVLRGVAEHGAL, from the coding sequence GTGAAAAAAACGATCGGGATCGTCGGGTTCGGCGTCATCGGGCAGCGCTGGGCGGCAGCCTTCTGCCATGCCGGCCATGACGTTCGTGTCTATGATCGCGCCATTGATCAGGAGGCGGCCTTCCGCGAACTGCTCCCGAGCCTGCTGGCCGACCTCGACGCGGTTCGGCCGCCGACCGGCGACCTGGGAGAGATCCGCTTGTTCTCATCCCTGGCAGAGGCAATGACGGGTGTGGACTTCGTTCAGGAGAACGGTCCCGAGACCCTGGAAATCAAGCGCAAGCTGCTTCCGGAAATCGAGAGCTACGTGGGTGATCACGTCGTCATCGCCTCTTCATCTTCCGCCCTTCTGGTTTCCGAGATGCAGCCGGACTGCCGTCTGCCTGGCCGTATCGTGCTTGGACATCCGTTCAATCCGGCTCATCTGATGCCGCTGGTCGAGATCGTCGGTGGCAGGCTGACCGATCCGGCATCGGTGCAGGTTGCAAGACAGCTTTACGAGGATATCGGCAAAAAGCCCGTCGTGATGAACCGGGAGATCACCGGCCATCTGGCATTGCGCCTGATGGGCGCGATGTGGCGGGAGGCGATCGCGCTTGTCCGCGACGGGGTTGCTTCCGTCGAGGACGTCGATCGCGCCTTCATGTATGGACCTGGTCCGAAATGGACCCTGCAGGGCTCTTTCATTTCCAATCAGCTGAATGCGACGGGAATGGAAGACTTCCTGCGGAAATACGGCCCGACCTATCAGGCAATATGGGACACGCTGCTGGATGCCACGCTCGACGAGCCAACGATTTCGGCCGTCACCCAGTCGACGGCCGCCGCCGTCAGTGGTCGCAGCCAGGAGCGGCTGAAAGCCGAGCGTGAGGCCGGACTGGTCTCCGTCCTCAGAGGTGTAGCGGAACACGGCGCGCTTTAA
- a CDS encoding NAD(P)-binding domain-containing protein — protein MAIGIVGVGHLAAAMIAGLVRSGGDSRILLSPRGKARELAGLYGLDVCADNRELVERADIVILAVRPADAPAALEGLPWRAGQVVISVCAGVALSQFPKIAARIVRAMPLTATEINASPTVFYPDIPEARGLISHLGPAIALGSEDEFEVATVNAAIYGWAQDIVRQSVIWGRDHGADEGMMRQLVARTFVAAGRMIAESPEPMERILKDLVTPGGITELGLSVLDQHGQPAAWQAACDAVLARLTTAAKT, from the coding sequence ATGGCAATAGGCATTGTTGGTGTAGGTCATCTGGCGGCTGCCATGATTGCCGGTCTCGTACGGTCAGGCGGTGATAGCAGGATATTGCTGTCGCCACGGGGCAAGGCGCGCGAGTTGGCTGGGCTCTATGGTCTGGACGTCTGCGCCGATAACCGCGAGTTGGTCGAGCGTGCCGATATCGTCATTCTGGCGGTCAGGCCGGCGGATGCGCCGGCGGCATTGGAGGGACTGCCATGGCGTGCCGGGCAGGTCGTGATTTCCGTCTGCGCCGGTGTGGCATTGTCACAGTTCCCCAAGATTGCCGCACGCATCGTCAGGGCCATGCCGCTGACGGCAACCGAGATCAATGCCAGCCCCACCGTCTTTTACCCGGATATACCCGAGGCGCGCGGTCTGATCTCGCATCTCGGCCCAGCCATAGCTCTTGGCAGTGAAGACGAGTTCGAGGTGGCAACTGTCAACGCGGCGATTTACGGCTGGGCTCAGGATATTGTACGCCAGAGCGTTATCTGGGGTCGGGACCATGGTGCCGACGAAGGAATGATGCGCCAATTGGTGGCCCGGACCTTTGTCGCCGCTGGACGCATGATTGCCGAAAGCCCGGAGCCGATGGAGCGCATCCTCAAGGATCTGGTGACGCCAGGCGGGATTACCGAGCTTGGGCTTTCAGTCCTGGATCAGCACGGACAGCCTGCGGCATGGCAGGCTGCCTGCGACGCCGTGCTCGCCCGGCTGACGACTGCGGCGAAAACCTGA
- a CDS encoding NIPSNAP family protein, producing the protein MIFDHRTYTAKPNMLPSFLKLYEEVGLPMQRHYLGEPFGFFQTHIGDLSRTVHLWKYDSLADREERRDRMEADPEWQAYRRKVIETDYLADMRNQILKPVSFFIPGK; encoded by the coding sequence ATGATCTTCGACCATCGCACCTATACTGCCAAGCCCAACATGCTTCCGAGTTTCCTCAAGCTTTACGAGGAAGTCGGCCTGCCGATGCAGCGGCACTATCTCGGAGAACCCTTTGGCTTCTTTCAAACTCACATCGGCGACCTGTCCCGCACCGTCCACCTGTGGAAATACGACAGCCTCGCGGACCGCGAAGAGCGCCGTGACCGCATGGAAGCCGACCCCGAATGGCAGGCCTATCGTCGCAAGGTGATCGAAACCGACTACCTGGCCGACATGCGCAACCAAATTCTCAAACCCGTATCCTTCTTCATTCCTGGAAAGTAA